A part of Actinomycetes bacterium genomic DNA contains:
- a CDS encoding acVLRF1 family peptidyl-tRNA hydrolase, translated as MTDLKPHRTVTVPAARLVRWAQGFEARHGTATVQTTPDVLVLTGADGATAEMAVSFPPWPVAEGAASERARALADHVLAARCVLVLLVRRGGYVCAVLDGPKVKSSKVGRGQVHGRTSAGGWSQQRYARRRENQTDQLVRRVAEVSAGLAVGARCAALVTGGDRALVERVLADPRLSPVAGLPRGVFLDVVEPRAAMVRDLPELVTQVRVSVVEITPSG; from the coding sequence ATGACCGACCTGAAGCCGCACCGCACCGTGACGGTCCCGGCCGCGCGCCTGGTGCGATGGGCGCAGGGGTTCGAGGCTCGCCATGGGACGGCGACGGTTCAGACAACGCCCGACGTCCTGGTGCTGACCGGTGCGGACGGCGCGACAGCTGAGATGGCCGTGTCGTTCCCTCCCTGGCCGGTAGCAGAGGGGGCGGCGTCGGAGCGCGCCAGAGCCCTGGCCGACCACGTGCTGGCCGCGCGCTGCGTGCTGGTGCTGCTGGTTCGCCGCGGCGGATACGTCTGCGCTGTGCTCGATGGACCCAAGGTCAAGAGCTCCAAGGTGGGCCGGGGTCAGGTGCACGGACGGACCTCGGCCGGCGGCTGGTCGCAGCAGCGTTACGCGCGACGCCGGGAGAACCAGACTGACCAGCTGGTCCGTCGCGTGGCCGAGGTTTCCGCGGGCCTGGCTGTGGGGGCCCGTTGTGCCGCGCTGGTCACCGGAGGCGACCGAGCCCTGGTGGAGCGGGTCCTCGCCGATCCTCGGCTGTCGCCGGTCGCTGGGCTGCCCCGAGGCGTGTTCCTGGACGTCGTCGAGCCGCGAGCCGCCATGGTCCGGGACCTGCCCGAGCTGGTGACGCAGGTCCGGGTCTCGGTGGTCGAGATCACGCCGAGCGGCTGA